The Cygnus atratus isolate AKBS03 ecotype Queensland, Australia chromosome 7, CAtr_DNAZoo_HiC_assembly, whole genome shotgun sequence genome includes a window with the following:
- the ZNF488 gene encoding zinc finger protein 488, with protein MELTSLPKFLWTNDNKLLHHHFPDVLATVHTTQDIPKEAVFGPCMLQNTLVDTVAFIALKCSERRNIHYVFKVDVTSVHSPTGLPWMRLVQAAVNSKEQNLEAYLENSQLYYRSTRKINKNEELLVWYDEELSRLLGFNEIKAQSPPNELRCQECNRAFKCEHSYLSHVRFLCVPEKSALLWRNFQDGKTEKGNLEDQTTNFHSLARDLEVKMTARKDDARGLTGEKRAKLEEAENNRSRKTVLLEKTNNLSEGHNCGGKEEVGGEHALAGSFWKPSSGRQSARKDAFEQKQSAFTEVRRVKEKLRNEKPKESEEEDDTVPAGKEQVSKEVLLNSSGSAFSFVWPTRARGEQKSAFSKPSKCLAERAAINSSHPMSESPKSLGELSGFIATTDIMCCSTLLNSKFFVSDLCNAQMLQTSITRSNVFPYSSELWPKQAGGQLQNTSTTSSSSSSSLTLLPPTFTSFGVAAQNWCAKCNLSFRMTSDLVFHMRSHHKKEYSSTESQSKRRREEKLTCPICHEYFRERHHLSRHMTSHN; from the exons ATGGAACTCACATCTTTGCCTAAATTCCTGTGGACAAATGACAACAAACTTCTGCATCACCATTTTCCGGATGTATTGGCTACTGTTCACACCACACAAGACATTCCCAAAGAAGCTGTTTTTGGACCATGTATGCTCCAGAACACCCTAGTGGACACTGTAGCTTTTATTGCCCTCAAGTGTTCTGAAAGACGAAACATCCACTACGTATTCAAG GTGGATGTTACGTCTGTGCACAGTCCTACAGGGCTGCCTTGGATGAGACTTGTACAAGCGGCTGTCAATAGCAAGGAGCAAAACTTGGAAGCTTACTTAGAAAATAGTCAGTTATATTATCGCTCTACCAGGAAAATCAACAAAAATGAGGAGCTGCTTGTCTGGTATGATGAGGAGCTTTCCAGACTCTTGGGTTTCAATGAGATAAAAGCTCAAAGTCCCCCAAATG agctgagatGCCAGGAATGCAACCGAGCCTTTAAATGTGAGCATTCGTATCTCTCCCATGTCCGCTTCCTATGCGTCCCAGAGAAGAGTGCCCTGCTATGGAGAAACTTCCAGGATGGCAAGACTGAAAAAGGCAACTTAGAGGACCAGACCACAAATTTCCACAGCCTGGCAAGGGATCTAGAGGTCAAAATGACAGCTCGTAAAGATGACGCACGTGGTCTCACTGGAGAAAAGAGAGCAAAATTAGAAGAGGCTGAGAACAACAGGAGCAGGAAAACAGTGTTGttggagaaaacaaataacCTGAGTGAGGGACATAACTGTGGGGGCAAGGAAGAGGTTGGGGGAGAGCATGCACTGGCAGGTTCTTTCTGGAAGCCTAGTTCAGGGAGGCAATCAGCTAGGAAGGATGCTTTCGAGCAGAAGCAGAGTGCTTTCACTGAGGTCAGGAGGGTAAAAGAGAAGCTGAGGAATGAGAAACCCAAGGAATCAGAAGAGGAGGATGACACGGTCCCAGCTGGTAAGGAGCAGGTATCAAAGGAAGTGTTGCTGAACTCCTCTGGCAGTGCATTCTCCTTCGTGTGGCCCACCAGAGCCCGAGGAGAGCAGAAGAGTGCTTTCAGCAAGCCCAGTAAATGTCTAGCAGAAAGAGCTGCAATAAACTCTTCTCATCCCATGAGTGAGTCACCAAAGAGCCTGGGGGAGCTGTCCGGCTTCATTGCCACCACAGACATCATGTGCTGCAGCACTCTTCTCAATTCCAAGTTCTTCGTCAGTGATTTGTGTAATGCTCAGATGCTGCAGACTAGCATCACTCGGAGCAATGTTTTCCCGTATTCCTCAGAACTGTGGCCCAAACAAGCAGGAGGACAGTTACAAAACACAAGTaccacttcttcctcctcctcctcctccttgacTCTTCTTCCCCCTACCTTCACGTCATTTGGAGTGGCTGCCCAGAACTGGTGTGCCAAATGCAATCTGTCCTTTCGCATGACATCTGATTTAGTCTTCCACATGCGGTCACATCACAAAAAAGAATACTCCTCAACTGAATCCCAGAGCAAGAGGAGACGAGAGGAGAAGCTAACATGTCCAATTTGTCATGAGTACTTCCGAGAACGCCATCATTTATCCCGGCACATGACCTCTCACAATTAG